TTTTGGAGTCAAAGGCTTTACTGCAGTAAATGTTTTGGTTGGTACTGTGTGTCCAGGTGAGGTTACAATCCCATCCTGGaaatgctgcagtttttccaAAATAGGCCCAAATTTGTCTTTTGCTGTCAAGACTCTTATTCCACGAATGACCTTCGTGTCTgtttagacaaaaaaataactaaataactacaaattgacatcttacaaaaacaacaataaacatttttcttcctgatttttttttcttcaaaaaagcatataaaatgaatggacagcaagaatgtgtaatttagcattaaaatagataatctacagtgtcaaattttaaaatctaaactaaCTGATTAACAGCAGGTGTAACCACTAAAGAAAAGCATCACCTTTGAACCGACCTGCTCCTGAATGTTTAGCAGAGAAAACAGGCAATTGCGATGGACAAGCTGctcgaggaggtggaggaactggAGTGAGCGGTGTCATCTCAACAGGACTAACAATGAAAGGAATGGCCCTCAGAtcacttggtgtgtgtgtgtctgcagagctgAGGCTACTCAGACTTCTTTCAGGGTCCTCCTGATTCCAAAAGGGGTCATCCAAACAGTTCCAGCTTCCCTGGACTATCTCTGGAGAGCCTGCGCATTGCTCAGGTAAAGGTGGGAGTTGCACAGCATAACCTCTGGGTCTCTGTGCGATATGCAATGTGTCTGCCTGTTGAAAGAACACATTTGTCTTActgctctgagctttgtgaaagtCCAGGATCCTGGACTCTGTGGTGAAGCGCTGACAGTTGCTCTGTCTACAGTGACTTACACAAAAATTACACTGTGCAAAGCAGCAAAATATAACACATCTCtcagaaacatttacatttgatcaGCAGAGAAGTCAAGAATGAGTATGTTTAGTTACTTACATCTCCACCTGTGCGTCCCCTTGTCCGTCAACTGGACACACAGGAACTCCCTAAGCTCTTTCTTCTTCGcaggacgcctgtctttttcaggctcttctccacaagacgcctgtctttttcaggctcttctccacaggacgcctgtctttttcaggctcttctccacaggacgcctgtctttttcagggacAATCTTCACCCACAAATTCATAAAGTCCTTGTGAAGGGTCAGTTTCTCAATGATTGTTCGCCCATGGTACCTGTGGAAGATTACAGTTGTCATTAATTTTCATTAATTGTGTAaactcacagaaaataaaacattgatgCACTTCAAACCCATTTAAAAGTACCCACCTGGCTTCAGGTGCAGCATCCCCTGCCATTCTAGAGGCAGCAATTAGAAATCTTTCAGTGAAGGTTCCTGTTTTCAGGGTGACGGCTGCTCCAAGTTTGTCAGCCAGCTGGTGCAGGTGTTGAGCCGTGCTATTCCTCACTGCAACACAGCGATGGCTGAGCAAGGACAATATTAGACACACAACTCAGTGAACATGATCTCTCTTTCATGTCTTCTAATAAAATCACTACagcttcttctctcctcttacGTCAGTCCTGTGTTAAACAGAGCGCTCAGAATCCGTCCATGGCTGCAATTTTCCACCATGGCATCAAGCGCCAGATTGACCTCCTGATGTAGAAAGTTGTTGTTGGTCATTGCAAGCTTCAGCAATAGAGCTCGGCCTGTTGTTTCAACTTCTGGGTCCATTGTTCTCTGGAGCTGAATGTAGAGCTCATTGATGGCATGTATGGCCTCAAAGGCTATTGCTGAGCGTTGGTTTTTCACCtaaaatgtgagtgaaaatcATCAGTTGAGGCTGTAGTATGCACTTGAAGGGAAACTAGCTGCATGAAACGCATATAAGAAACATAAAGTGTGCAATACCTCCTCAATGAGGACCAGACACACTTCATGTAGTTTAGTCTTCAGGATGTCCGAGTGGTGCTTTGCCAGAGACTGAATAGTTTGCAATCCCTGTCTTTTCTTAATCCTGAATTTACACAACACAACATTGAACACGACTTCAGGAACACCACAAATAACACAGCCACATTATGCAGCACTGTTTCTGTGCAGTATTTAATGTCTCCTTACTACGTTTCTTACCAGTCGTCTGAAGACAGCAGACTAAAGCTGTGGGACAGGCTCTCTACAGGTGTAGCTACAGGCGGGAGTTTGACCCTGCTCTCTCTTGGATTATTCTGACTGCACTGACTGTCTGCTTTCTTGTCTGATAATCAACGAGGTTAGTAAAAAGAAACTGTCATTTCTTCTAATTCGAAGCATGATGCAGTGATtaattgttcattaaaatctttttaaaaaatctcttaatttaaagtttgattaTTCAGCATCTTCTACAGTTACTGAGGAAAACCACTTACCGTCTATAGGGACGACTTTTGCACGGCGCAGCAGCGTCCCAGGCCGAGGTCCTCGTTTTTGCGGTATGGGAACTGTTGGAGGTTTTGGAGTCAAAGGCTTTACTGCAGTAAATGTTTTGGTTGGTACTGTGTGTCCAGGTGAGGTTACAATCCCATCCTGGaaatgctgcagtttttccaAAATAGGCCC
The window above is part of the Maylandia zebra isolate NMK-2024a linkage group LG23, Mzebra_GT3a, whole genome shotgun sequence genome. Proteins encoded here:
- the LOC143412394 gene encoding TOG array regulator of axonemal microtubules protein 1-like, with the translated sequence MWLIKKRQGLQTIQSLAKHHSDILKTKLHEVCLVLIEEVKNQRSAIAFEAIHAINELYIQLQRTMDPEVETTGRALLLKLAMTNNNFLHQEVNLALDAMVENCSHGRILSALFNTGLTHRCVAVRNSTAQHLHQLADKLGAAVTLKTGTFTERFLIAASRMAGDAAPEARYHGRTIIEKLTLHKDFMNLWVKIVPEKDRRPVEKSLKKTGVLWRRA